One Deltaproteobacteria bacterium genomic region harbors:
- a CDS encoding 3-deoxy-manno-octulosonate cytidylyltransferase has translation DDERIHAKAKELDVPVVMTSPDHPSGTDRVLEAARLLETTADTVVVNVQGDEPALDPAMLTELITPFDDPAVQVTTLGHKISPEEAASPDRVKIARAASGRALYFSRSPIPFGRDTSPSHIGHIGLYAFRFPVLEKFSALGESPLERLEKLEQLRLLEADIPIHVAITTRQSHGVDRPEDLPTICELMRGEHI, from the coding sequence GGACGACGAGCGCATCCACGCCAAGGCCAAGGAACTGGACGTGCCCGTGGTCATGACCAGCCCGGATCATCCCAGCGGCACGGACCGCGTCCTGGAGGCCGCGCGCCTGCTCGAGACGACAGCCGACACGGTGGTGGTCAATGTCCAGGGCGACGAACCGGCCCTCGACCCGGCCATGCTCACGGAGTTGATCACCCCCTTCGACGATCCGGCCGTGCAGGTCACCACCCTTGGGCACAAAATCAGCCCCGAGGAGGCCGCCTCGCCGGACAGGGTCAAAATCGCGCGCGCCGCCTCGGGACGGGCCCTGTATTTTTCGCGCAGTCCCATTCCCTTTGGCCGCGACACATCTCCCAGCCATATCGGCCACATCGGCCTCTACGCCTTCCGCTTTCCCGTTCTTGAAAAATTCAGCGCTTTAGGCGAAAGTCCGCTGGAGCGGCTGGAAAAGCTGGAACAGCTCCGCCTGCTCGAAGCCGACATCCCCATCCACGTGGCCATCACAACCCGCCAAAGTCATGGCGTGGACCGGCCCGAAGATCTGCCCACAATTTGCGAACTCATGCGAGGAGAACATATATGA